A genomic window from Gammaproteobacteria bacterium includes:
- a CDS encoding porin family protein, with the protein MRMGNCITHRGWGIALIGAVLMASQAAAQENSSRWYGSVVGIRDMPDASSASTPTGNFGTLAGDIVLSDETGFGIAVGRTVAWDLQVEVEATWRAFDITELRGVRVNGQPVPPGFSGTGNWDTETLMLNLRKHFSSGPVRPFIGGGIGLVRHEGTLIHRFAPLDIEGDDTGDDSVLAYQFLVGAQIRAGRNVQAFVGYRYLRSDDIEIKNLTGEFQTHGIEAGVRFLFD; encoded by the coding sequence ATGAGAATGGGGAATTGCATAACTCATCGTGGCTGGGGCATCGCCCTGATCGGGGCTGTCCTGATGGCCTCCCAGGCGGCAGCTCAGGAGAACAGCAGCCGATGGTACGGTTCCGTAGTTGGAATTCGCGATATGCCCGACGCGTCTTCGGCTAGTACTCCGACCGGAAACTTCGGCACGCTCGCAGGCGATATTGTGCTGTCGGACGAGACGGGGTTCGGTATTGCCGTCGGGCGCACCGTGGCCTGGGACTTGCAGGTTGAGGTCGAGGCAACCTGGCGCGCTTTCGACATAACCGAGCTACGTGGAGTACGGGTCAACGGCCAGCCCGTGCCGCCGGGATTCAGCGGTACGGGCAATTGGGACACGGAGACGCTGATGCTGAATCTCCGCAAACACTTTTCCTCAGGCCCGGTGCGACCCTTTATCGGCGGCGGCATCGGTCTCGTAAGGCATGAGGGCACGCTGATTCATCGATTTGCTCCACTCGATATTGAAGGCGACGATACCGGCGACGACTCGGTACTGGCCTACCAGTTTCTGGTTGGCGCACAGATAAGGGCCGGCAGGAATGTTCAGGCCTTCGTCGGCTACCGCTACCTGCGGAGCGACGACATAGAGATCAAGAACCTGACCGGAGAATTTCAGACGCACGGCATTGAGGCCGGCGTCCGGTTTCTCTTCGACTAA
- a CDS encoding TonB-dependent receptor codes for MNRKLLSLLAAAPLLTTAALAQEAPAADESGAIEEIIVLAHPLSREGLAQAADVLDADELERKAVDNIGATVGNEPGIHNSSYGVGAGRPVIHGMGGARVRVMEDRIDTLDVSVSSGDHAVTVDPFVAERVEVLKGSSTLLYGSGAIGGVVDVQTGRIPQEVPERIRGALDLRGSDNGSGRNGSFRLDGGAGNIAWHLDAFARESDDYDIPGFAESAVLRALEEEEHHHEEEGHHEEEHEHEHEDEDEHHDEDEHHEEEEAYGLLPGSGLEVQGGSVGLSFVGDRGFVGLAVSNLDSEYGIPGHSHAHDHGHDEHDHEEMGHHEDEDHHEDEEHHEDEEHHEGEATPIVDLKQTRIDLKAGLADPFGGFESLNFRLGMNDYEHAENEAGEVGTIFSNQAWEARAELTHGPTGGWRGALGVQLGNREFSVVGEEAFTPPVDTSSLGLFWVGERSLGRLGLEAGLRYDRVEHDPANGGSRDFSGGSASLGLIVPLGDGWEGTLLADYSSRAPVGEELFSDSPHPGTGVFEIGDPGLGHEKARNLAATISGGRDRWSVSGTFYYTDFADFIYQAATDEEMDGFAVRRYAQADATFAGFEVEGRLTVAEWSAGRLNLGVFYDRVTPELDISGNDNLPLIPPDRVGVSLEFTSDRLRANVDYVRASDQDDVAEFELPTDGYNDLRARVSWRFRPADTTVDLYLAGRNLTDDEQRLHTSVVKDLAPQPGRTVEAGLRMLF; via the coding sequence ATGAACCGCAAACTACTTTCTTTGCTGGCGGCAGCACCGTTGCTGACGACAGCCGCACTCGCCCAAGAAGCGCCGGCAGCGGATGAATCGGGGGCCATCGAGGAGATCATCGTCCTGGCCCACCCGCTCTCGCGCGAAGGACTCGCGCAGGCCGCCGACGTGCTGGATGCCGACGAGCTCGAGCGCAAGGCGGTGGACAACATCGGCGCGACCGTGGGCAACGAGCCGGGCATCCACAACAGTTCCTACGGCGTGGGCGCCGGGCGACCCGTGATCCACGGCATGGGCGGTGCGCGCGTGCGCGTGATGGAGGATCGCATTGACACACTCGATGTTTCCGTCAGCAGCGGCGACCATGCCGTCACGGTCGATCCCTTCGTCGCCGAGCGCGTCGAAGTCCTGAAGGGCTCGTCCACCCTGCTCTACGGCTCCGGCGCAATCGGTGGCGTGGTCGATGTCCAGACGGGGCGCATACCGCAGGAAGTGCCGGAGCGCATACGCGGTGCTCTCGACCTGCGCGGTTCCGACAACGGCAGCGGCAGAAACGGTTCTTTCCGCCTCGACGGTGGCGCCGGCAACATCGCGTGGCACCTCGACGCCTTTGCCCGCGAGTCGGACGACTACGACATCCCCGGGTTCGCCGAGTCCGCGGTCCTGCGCGCACTGGAGGAAGAGGAGCACCACCACGAAGAGGAAGGGCACCACGAAGAGGAACATGAACACGAACACGAGGACGAGGACGAACACCATGACGAAGACGAGCACCATGAAGAGGAAGAAGCCTACGGGCTTCTGCCGGGCAGCGGTCTTGAGGTCCAGGGCGGTTCCGTCGGCTTGTCCTTCGTCGGCGACCGCGGCTTCGTCGGCCTTGCCGTAAGCAATCTCGATTCCGAGTACGGCATCCCCGGCCACAGCCATGCCCACGACCACGGGCACGACGAACACGACCACGAAGAGATGGGTCACCACGAGGACGAGGACCACCACGAGGACGAGGAACATCACGAAGACGAGGAACACCATGAAGGCGAGGCCACTCCCATCGTCGACCTCAAGCAGACGCGCATTGACCTCAAGGCTGGCCTGGCCGACCCGTTCGGCGGCTTCGAGAGCCTCAACTTCCGGCTCGGCATGAACGACTACGAGCACGCGGAGAACGAGGCCGGCGAGGTGGGCACGATCTTCTCGAACCAGGCCTGGGAAGCGCGCGCGGAACTGACGCACGGTCCGACCGGCGGCTGGCGCGGCGCCCTCGGCGTCCAGCTCGGCAACCGTGAGTTCTCCGTGGTCGGCGAAGAAGCCTTCACGCCCCCCGTGGACACGTCGTCCTTAGGCCTGTTCTGGGTCGGCGAGCGCTCGCTCGGCAGACTCGGGCTCGAGGCCGGCCTGCGCTACGACCGGGTCGAGCACGATCCCGCGAACGGCGGCAGCCGCGACTTCAGCGGCGGCAGCGCTTCGCTGGGCCTCATCGTGCCGCTCGGCGACGGCTGGGAGGGCACGTTGCTGGCCGACTACTCGTCCCGCGCTCCGGTGGGCGAGGAACTCTTTTCCGACAGCCCGCACCCCGGCACGGGCGTTTTCGAGATCGGGGATCCCGGGCTCGGCCACGAGAAGGCCCGCAACCTGGCGGCCACGATCAGCGGAGGCCGCGACCGCTGGTCCGTGAGCGGGACCTTCTACTACACGGACTTCGCGGACTTCATCTACCAGGCCGCTACGGATGAGGAGATGGACGGGTTCGCCGTGCGCCGCTACGCCCAGGCCGACGCGACCTTCGCCGGCTTCGAGGTGGAAGGCCGTCTGACCGTGGCCGAGTGGAGCGCCGGCCGTCTCAACCTGGGTGTCTTCTACGATAGGGTCACGCCGGAACTCGACATCTCCGGCAACGACAACCTGCCGCTCATACCGCCCGACCGGGTCGGCGTGTCGCTCGAGTTCACGAGCGACCGCCTGCGGGCCAACGTGGATTACGTGCGGGCGTCCGATCAGGACGATGTCGCCGAGTTCGAGTTGCCGACGGACGGCTACAACGACCTGCGCGCGCGCGTCTCCTGGCGTTTCCGCCCGGCCGACACGACGGTCGACCTGTACCTGGCCGGGCGCAACCTCACCGACGACGAGCAGCGCCTGCACACGTCCGTCGTCAAGGACCTGGCGCCCCAGCCGGGACGCACGGTCGAAGCGGGACTGCGCATGCTCTTCTAG
- a CDS encoding TonB-dependent receptor — translation MCRWMRPVSSAWSLGSVGEVSRTLRLVIPATGVGGAAAGTHGRSGTAHALLAVVVYSASCLNGAGRASRRQSVGGKLTTNRFFVAAGLLALALPRLVMGQGADQPVIEEILVTATKREASIQDVPIAVSAYTGEELAGRGVTDLYGLQEVSPSVAVYNSNSTSNGGTLRIRGVGTTGNNPGLEAAVGTFIDGIYRSRAGLAFDDLVDIDRVEVLRGPQGTLFGKNTIAGAVNIITRKPAFEDSADLTLGLGNLSSREAAFVGNAVLADEVLAGRLSLAYRKRDGGYRDIDSDATYDHRNRRYVRGQLLWTPTDALEIRVIGDYTRKDESCCPASFWITGPTSAIIAALGGDITPFAPDGDARVGVNYPPFENVRNKGLSLDVTWEPTAGMTFRSITAYLDFEISRGQDIDFTNADILHPQDTEEEFENWSQEFQLFGETDAFSWLAGAYIYTEDMESTEQIVLSHHGGAYVGALFGNPAIAPLFLGDPAGRGVPGQGFDALYFSEAEGWSLFTHNTWHANAALDLTLGLRYSTEEKDAGAIVNGAPFGEFVNDPFCAQFGGVSTFFSLCDNLSYNNQADESKVTGTLKASWRFGDDINGYAGFSRGYKAGGFNLNQEAVGFRDAGGNFVDQSRFGPETSDSWELGLKARLLDGRLTANGALFHTTFEGFQLNTYTGLGFTVGNVRDVISKGLEIESSLALGGGLLLTAGATYADARYGDDLVPANGHLEGKRLTQSPLWQGSASLFVDREIPGTNWRWWSNLNWSHVGQVNTGSDLDPEKVRGAFNLYNANVGVGTADGRYELVLWGRNLADKRTNSLVFDSVFQPGSWHTWVNLPRSFGLTLKAKLR, via the coding sequence ATGTGCCGCTGGATGCGCCCCGTATCGTCGGCGTGGAGTTTGGGGTCGGTTGGTGAGGTCAGTCGAACACTCCGGTTGGTTATCCCTGCTACCGGCGTTGGTGGCGCCGCAGCCGGGACGCACGGTCGAAGCGGGACTGCGCATGCTCTTCTAGCGGTCGTCGTATACTCGGCATCGTGCTTGAACGGTGCCGGGAGGGCCTCCCGACGCCAGTCTGTGGGGGGTAAGTTGACGACAAACCGGTTCTTCGTCGCAGCCGGCCTGCTTGCGCTGGCGTTGCCGCGGCTTGTGATGGGACAGGGAGCGGATCAACCCGTCATCGAAGAGATTCTCGTTACGGCGACCAAGCGCGAGGCGTCGATTCAGGACGTTCCCATTGCCGTATCGGCATATACCGGAGAAGAACTCGCCGGCCGGGGCGTGACCGATCTGTACGGGCTGCAGGAGGTGTCGCCCTCCGTCGCGGTCTACAACTCGAACAGCACGTCCAATGGGGGCACGCTGCGCATACGCGGCGTGGGCACGACGGGGAACAACCCGGGCCTGGAAGCCGCGGTCGGCACGTTCATCGACGGCATCTATCGCTCGCGCGCGGGGCTCGCCTTCGACGACCTCGTGGACATCGACCGCGTGGAGGTCCTGCGCGGGCCGCAGGGCACGCTGTTCGGGAAGAACACGATCGCCGGCGCGGTCAACATCATCACGCGCAAGCCGGCGTTCGAGGACAGCGCCGACCTCACGCTCGGACTCGGCAACCTGAGTTCCCGGGAGGCGGCCTTCGTCGGCAACGCCGTGCTGGCGGACGAGGTCCTGGCCGGACGCCTGAGCCTGGCCTACCGCAAACGCGACGGCGGCTATCGGGACATCGATTCCGACGCTACCTACGACCACCGCAACCGCCGCTACGTAAGGGGCCAGCTCCTGTGGACCCCGACCGACGCGCTGGAAATACGCGTCATCGGCGACTACACCCGCAAGGACGAGTCCTGCTGTCCAGCGTCGTTCTGGATAACGGGCCCCACCAGCGCGATCATTGCCGCGCTCGGAGGCGACATCACTCCGTTCGCACCTGATGGGGACGCCCGCGTGGGCGTGAACTACCCGCCCTTCGAGAACGTAAGGAACAAGGGGCTGTCGCTGGACGTGACATGGGAGCCCACGGCCGGCATGACCTTCCGGTCGATTACGGCTTACCTGGATTTTGAGATCTCGCGCGGCCAGGACATCGACTTCACCAATGCCGACATCCTGCATCCGCAGGACACCGAGGAGGAGTTCGAGAACTGGTCCCAGGAGTTTCAGCTGTTCGGAGAAACGGACGCATTTTCCTGGCTGGCCGGCGCCTATATCTACACGGAGGACATGGAGTCCACCGAGCAGATCGTCCTGTCCCATCACGGCGGCGCCTACGTGGGTGCGCTATTCGGCAACCCGGCCATCGCGCCGCTGTTCCTGGGCGATCCGGCCGGCCGGGGCGTTCCCGGGCAGGGCTTCGACGCGCTGTACTTCTCCGAGGCGGAGGGGTGGTCGCTGTTCACGCACAATACCTGGCACGCGAACGCGGCGCTGGACCTGACCCTGGGCCTGCGTTACTCGACCGAAGAAAAGGACGCCGGCGCCATTGTCAACGGCGCCCCGTTCGGGGAGTTCGTCAACGACCCATTCTGCGCGCAATTCGGCGGTGTTTCGACCTTCTTTTCGCTCTGCGACAACCTGAGCTACAACAACCAGGCGGACGAGAGCAAGGTCACCGGCACGCTGAAGGCGTCCTGGCGATTCGGCGACGACATCAACGGCTATGCCGGCTTCAGCCGGGGCTACAAGGCCGGGGGCTTCAATCTTAACCAGGAGGCCGTGGGATTCCGCGATGCCGGCGGCAACTTCGTCGACCAGAGCCGTTTCGGACCGGAAACGTCCGATTCCTGGGAACTGGGCCTGAAAGCACGGTTGCTTGACGGCAGGTTGACCGCCAACGGCGCCCTGTTCCACACCACCTTCGAAGGCTTCCAGCTCAATACCTATACGGGACTCGGCTTTACCGTGGGCAATGTCCGGGACGTGATAAGCAAAGGACTGGAAATCGAGTCCTCGCTCGCGCTCGGCGGCGGGCTTTTGCTGACAGCGGGCGCCACGTACGCCGACGCTCGTTACGGCGACGACCTGGTTCCCGCCAATGGCCACCTTGAAGGCAAGCGTCTGACGCAATCGCCGCTGTGGCAGGGCAGCGCGTCGCTCTTCGTCGACCGGGAGATACCCGGGACGAACTGGCGCTGGTGGTCCAATCTGAACTGGTCGCACGTCGGCCAAGTCAATACCGGCTCCGATCTCGACCCGGAGAAGGTGCGCGGCGCATTCAACCTGTACAACGCCAACGTGGGAGTCGGGACAGCGGATGGCCGCTACGAGTTGGTGCTCTGGGGCAGAAACCTGGCCGACAAGCGGACGAACTCGCTGGTGTTCGACTCCGTGTTCCAGCCCGGAAGCTGGCACACCTGGGTGAACCTGCCCCGTTCGTTCGGATTGACGCTGAAGGCGAAGCTACGCTAA
- a CDS encoding transcriptional repressor → MARQPATAAPLAAKWRKLAEERCAEKGERLTPARLAVYAEMLARRRAVSAYELIGLLEKRQERKIAPLTVYRHLDFLMRTGLVHRLQSAQAYLPCDHPDHAHESQFLLCSSCGHVDEVESSGLEALLSRIADEHGFRPDNAVVEVKGLCGTCADGQPD, encoded by the coding sequence ATGGCTAGACAGCCGGCGACAGCGGCGCCGCTCGCGGCGAAATGGCGAAAGCTCGCCGAAGAGCGCTGCGCGGAGAAGGGCGAGCGGCTGACCCCGGCGCGACTGGCCGTCTATGCGGAAATGCTGGCCCGGCGCCGGGCGGTTTCAGCCTATGAACTCATCGGGCTGCTGGAGAAACGGCAGGAACGCAAGATCGCGCCTTTGACCGTCTACCGGCACCTGGACTTCCTGATGCGGACCGGCCTCGTCCACCGGCTGCAATCCGCCCAAGCCTACCTGCCGTGTGACCATCCCGACCATGCCCACGAGAGCCAGTTTCTGCTTTGTTCCTCGTGCGGCCACGTGGACGAGGTGGAGTCGAGCGGACTTGAGGCGTTGCTGTCCCGGATCGCGGACGAGCACGGATTCCGGCCGGACAACGCGGTCGTGGAGGTCAAGGGGTTGTGCGGCACCTGCGCCGACGGCCAGCCGGACTGA
- a CDS encoding MerC domain-containing protein → MISFDIKSVQWGPSARMDLCAVGLSTLCVLHCVALPVLAALMPLAAQAAESELVHRILVIAAVPVSLRVIWKTLPAAGNRLFVGAAVVGLGLLLLAAFVEAVSSYEEPITIAGGSLLGLAHLWNCVRQCGNG, encoded by the coding sequence ATGATTTCGTTTGACATCAAAAGCGTCCAATGGGGTCCGTCGGCGCGCATGGATCTATGCGCGGTCGGGCTCTCGACGCTGTGCGTGCTTCACTGTGTGGCCCTGCCTGTACTCGCAGCTCTGATGCCTCTTGCTGCGCAGGCTGCGGAGAGCGAGCTTGTACATCGGATACTGGTAATCGCCGCCGTTCCCGTGAGCCTCCGGGTGATCTGGAAGACACTGCCGGCGGCCGGCAACAGGCTGTTCGTGGGTGCGGCAGTGGTTGGCCTCGGGTTGCTGCTGCTGGCCGCGTTCGTGGAGGCGGTGTCGTCGTACGAGGAACCGATTACCATCGCCGGCGGTTCGCTCCTGGGTTTGGCGCATCTTTGGAACTGTGTGCGACAATGCGGAAATGGCTAG
- a CDS encoding sodium:proton antiporter has translation MVERVALDAQADESGQLYYQVQGESVPFDPVPMAQAQLNPERVSGSRVEPPIREEYVSEVESVDGEARTVYYRLNAVFHFGWLSLLPALVAVLLCWVTREPITALLGGVVSGALILGRYDLTGEVLIPSFATTNSASILVLYLWLLGGLMGVWSRTGAAQAFAEFVTARFVRGPRSAKLVAWLLGVVFFQGGTVSTVLVGTTVKPIADQERVSHEELAYIVDSTASPIASQLAFNAWPGYVQAFIFVSGVSFLATESDRIAFFFQSVPFCFYAIFAVLGTFLLSVEKPLFLGKQLKEAMTRARETGALDAPDAAPLAAKELQGSNVPEGYKPHILEFFLPLGTLIAIAVGTFIAFGSPNVHWAFGAALLLAAGMALAKGMSLKDLMTGFQDGIKGVLIGSVILLLAITIGGISRETGGGHFLVEQLGSSIPYFILPVLLQLLTIVIAFSTGTSWGTYAVAFPLAMPLAWAVATGQGLAHPELFMTLCFAAVMDGSVYGDQCSPISDTTVLSSVCTGCDLMDHVKTQIPQASIAAGLAAICWTGVAFLTA, from the coding sequence ATGGTGGAGCGGGTCGCTCTCGACGCCCAGGCGGACGAATCGGGTCAGCTCTACTACCAGGTGCAGGGCGAGTCCGTTCCCTTCGATCCCGTTCCGATGGCGCAGGCGCAGCTCAACCCCGAGCGGGTCTCAGGCTCCAGGGTGGAGCCGCCGATACGCGAGGAATACGTGTCCGAGGTGGAATCGGTCGACGGCGAAGCCCGGACCGTCTATTACCGGCTCAATGCCGTCTTCCACTTCGGCTGGCTGTCGCTGCTGCCGGCGCTGGTGGCGGTCCTGCTCTGCTGGGTGACCCGGGAACCCATCACCGCGCTGCTGGGCGGCGTGGTCTCCGGCGCGCTGATCCTGGGCCGCTACGACCTGACCGGCGAAGTTCTGATCCCGTCGTTCGCAACCACCAATTCGGCCAGTATTCTGGTGCTCTACCTGTGGCTGCTCGGCGGACTGATGGGCGTGTGGTCGCGCACCGGCGCGGCCCAGGCGTTCGCCGAGTTCGTTACGGCGCGGTTCGTGCGCGGACCGCGCTCCGCCAAGCTGGTGGCCTGGCTGCTGGGCGTGGTCTTCTTCCAGGGAGGCACCGTCAGCACCGTGCTGGTGGGCACGACGGTCAAGCCCATCGCGGACCAGGAACGCGTCAGCCACGAGGAACTGGCCTACATCGTCGATTCCACGGCGTCGCCCATCGCCTCGCAACTCGCTTTCAATGCCTGGCCGGGCTACGTGCAAGCCTTCATATTCGTCTCCGGCGTGAGCTTCCTGGCCACCGAGTCGGACCGCATCGCCTTCTTCTTCCAGAGCGTGCCTTTCTGTTTCTACGCGATTTTTGCGGTCCTGGGCACCTTCCTGCTCAGCGTGGAGAAGCCTCTGTTCCTGGGCAAGCAGCTCAAGGAAGCCATGACGCGGGCGCGCGAGACCGGCGCGCTCGATGCGCCGGACGCGGCGCCGCTGGCCGCAAAGGAATTGCAGGGCAGCAACGTGCCGGAAGGCTACAAGCCGCACATCCTGGAGTTCTTCCTGCCGCTGGGGACGCTGATTGCGATTGCGGTGGGAACGTTCATCGCTTTCGGATCGCCCAACGTGCACTGGGCGTTCGGCGCGGCGCTCCTGCTGGCCGCGGGGATGGCGCTGGCCAAGGGCATGTCGCTCAAGGACCTGATGACCGGATTTCAGGACGGCATCAAGGGCGTGCTGATCGGGTCGGTGATCCTGCTGCTGGCGATCACGATCGGCGGCATCAGCCGGGAAACCGGCGGCGGGCACTTTCTCGTCGAGCAACTCGGATCCAGCATTCCGTATTTCATACTGCCCGTGCTGCTGCAGTTGCTGACCATCGTGATCGCGTTCTCCACCGGCACGAGCTGGGGAACCTATGCCGTGGCGTTTCCGCTGGCCATGCCGCTGGCCTGGGCGGTGGCGACCGGCCAGGGACTCGCCCACCCGGAACTGTTCATGACGCTCTGTTTCGCCGCGGTCATGGACGGCAGCGTATACGGCGATCAGTGTTCGCCAATATCGGACACCACGGTGCTCAGTTCCGTCTGTACGGGATGCGACCTGATGGACCACGTGAAAACGCAAATCCCGCAGGCATCCATCGCCGCCGGCCTCGCCGCGATCTGCTGGACCGGCGTCGCATTCCTTACCGCTTGA
- a CDS encoding TonB-dependent receptor plug domain-containing protein, which translates to MHLRRFKTGADKWAVNAILIFHTLLTVVGSAQDAELDESWEADAGDGAFDIEEILVTGQKRTETLLESDVAVTVMTEEFIDEARIRDLRRIDDLVPNVQFNETAQLSSVFVTIRGIESNPYIVNRAALYIDGIPFRELSNAVLSQIESIEVLRGPQSTLYGANSEAGLLIINSRQPGRERESDIRLTGSTYNGNHGYILDAFLGGPLADDTLSASLALRALKEDSYITNPATLTGEPGEIRDLFLQARVAWQPADSLTIKGTAYILDTDAPGLFDQEYAPVDRRHYDGIYRDYFNGGREVGKFEFLNDAPKHTMEKDLVAGLSATWDLEYGSLDMAYSFTKLDKDSSGLDLDLTAGNWFQFPNPFYMPGNPLFGPPFFEIPGLAGREIENEKFWSGELRFTSPDSDQFDYIVGMSWYKEDKRTVLTTSAFNPLLNDYNPYVLTPPQFARGEDFALFGSATFSLGIDGLSATVGLRHDWADRETIQQEGPPLNIGLVQLNFYNIQLDDSYTEILPRLVLSYDASESVNAYASASKGYIPGGFNLTLAEDASISEDLTIYDKESVWSYEVGLKTRLPDGRGYLNLAAFYIQSDNWQEVRVLTDDMGRVTSSAFIGANADIESYGFEIETVYQANDNLKLVASYGYTNATYKDFLFRAGAQGEAVQEFDLDGEPVKLVPSFDANFSALYEFGGGYFLRGELSVTGETPLEERSRVLRDRVNVVNLQAGYEGDKYRLQLFVENLTDERYPSGLGFEHFLFGADGTYYVPLDAPRIVGVEFGVGW; encoded by the coding sequence ATGCACTTGCGCAGATTCAAGACCGGAGCGGACAAGTGGGCGGTCAATGCGATATTGATCTTCCATACGCTGCTTACGGTTGTTGGCAGCGCTCAGGATGCCGAACTTGATGAAAGTTGGGAGGCAGACGCGGGAGACGGGGCATTCGATATCGAGGAAATTCTGGTCACCGGCCAGAAGCGCACCGAGACGCTGCTGGAAAGCGACGTGGCGGTAACGGTGATGACGGAGGAGTTCATTGACGAGGCCAGGATTCGCGACCTCCGACGCATCGACGACCTCGTGCCCAATGTGCAGTTCAACGAGACCGCCCAGCTCAGTTCGGTGTTTGTCACGATTCGGGGGATCGAGTCCAACCCGTATATCGTCAATAGGGCGGCGCTCTACATTGACGGCATTCCTTTCCGCGAGCTCAGCAACGCCGTGCTGAGCCAGATCGAGTCGATCGAGGTGCTGCGCGGCCCGCAATCGACCCTTTACGGCGCCAACAGCGAGGCGGGGTTGCTGATTATCAACAGCCGACAGCCGGGTCGGGAACGGGAATCCGATATCCGCCTGACCGGAAGCACGTACAACGGCAACCACGGCTACATCCTGGACGCGTTTCTGGGTGGTCCCCTGGCCGACGACACACTGTCCGCGTCGCTCGCGTTACGGGCGCTGAAGGAAGACTCGTACATTACGAATCCGGCCACGCTGACGGGCGAGCCCGGAGAAATCCGCGATCTGTTCCTGCAGGCCCGCGTGGCCTGGCAACCGGCGGACAGCCTGACGATCAAGGGAACCGCCTACATTCTCGACACGGACGCGCCCGGTCTTTTCGACCAGGAGTATGCGCCGGTTGACCGCCGGCATTATGACGGCATCTACCGCGATTACTTCAACGGCGGACGCGAAGTGGGGAAGTTCGAGTTCCTGAACGACGCACCCAAACACACCATGGAGAAAGACCTGGTTGCCGGCCTCTCCGCAACCTGGGATCTGGAATACGGCTCGCTGGATATGGCGTATTCCTTCACCAAACTGGACAAGGATTCGTCCGGACTCGACCTGGATCTGACCGCGGGGAATTGGTTTCAGTTTCCCAATCCGTTTTACATGCCAGGCAACCCGCTGTTCGGGCCGCCGTTTTTTGAAATACCCGGCCTTGCGGGACGCGAGATTGAAAACGAGAAGTTCTGGAGCGGCGAGTTGCGATTCACTTCGCCGGACAGCGATCAATTCGACTACATCGTCGGCATGTCCTGGTACAAGGAAGACAAGCGAACCGTGTTGACGACCAGCGCATTCAACCCGTTGCTGAACGACTACAACCCCTACGTACTCACCCCGCCGCAATTCGCACGGGGCGAGGATTTCGCCCTGTTCGGCTCGGCGACGTTCTCGCTTGGCATTGATGGACTGAGCGCAACCGTTGGCTTGCGTCATGATTGGGCCGATCGGGAGACCATTCAGCAGGAAGGCCCCCCGCTGAATATCGGCCTTGTGCAACTGAACTTCTACAACATTCAGTTGGACGACAGTTACACCGAGATCTTGCCCCGTCTCGTATTGAGCTATGACGCCTCGGAAAGCGTGAACGCGTACGCCAGCGCTTCCAAAGGCTACATCCCCGGCGGCTTCAATCTGACCCTGGCGGAGGACGCCAGCATCAGCGAAGACCTGACCATCTACGACAAGGAGTCTGTCTGGAGTTACGAAGTCGGGCTGAAGACACGCCTTCCCGACGGCAGGGGATACCTGAACCTGGCGGCTTTCTACATTCAATCCGACAACTGGCAGGAAGTCCGCGTCCTGACCGACGACATGGGTCGAGTCACTTCGTCGGCCTTTATCGGCGCCAATGCCGACATCGAGAGCTACGGATTCGAGATCGAGACGGTTTACCAGGCCAATGACAATCTGAAACTGGTGGCGAGCTACGGCTACACCAACGCCACGTACAAGGATTTTCTGTTCCGGGCCGGCGCCCAGGGGGAGGCGGTACAGGAATTCGACCTTGACGGTGAGCCCGTCAAGCTGGTGCCGTCATTCGACGCGAATTTTTCCGCCCTGTACGAATTCGGCGGTGGGTATTTTCTGCGGGGGGAACTCAGCGTCACAGGCGAAACACCGCTCGAAGAGCGCAGCCGTGTGCTGCGGGACAGAGTGAACGTCGTTAACCTGCAGGCAGGATATGAGGGGGATAAATATCGGCTGCAGTTGTTCGTGGAAAACCTGACCGACGAGCGCTACCCGTCCGGGCTTGGGTTCGAGCATTTCCTGTTTGGCGCTGACGGCACCTACTATGTGCCGCTGGATGCGCCCCGTATCGTCGGCGTGGAGTTTGGGGTCGGTTGGTGA